A region of the candidate division KSB1 bacterium genome:
ATCTACGATGTTTTTAGTTATGCGAGATCTTATGAATCCATTCTAAACGAGGATAACTCAAATCTGTGGATAGCTCATTTCTTATGAGTTAAGTTATAAATCGATCATAAATAACCTCGTAGAGGTTTTATTTTTGTAGATATAGAGTTGATCTAGGTTTTCAAATCCTCGTAGAGGATTAATAATTAAGGATCATGAATAGTTTATGTACCGTACATATTCTTCAAAAATAGGCACTGGCTTTAAGACCATCCTTGCCATAAATAATTTTATTGTTTGGAAAAGTTATCATATCCGCTTACATTTTCAAATCGAAAAGTATGCATCTTTATGATTAATCATAACTATGAACTCCGTATCCATAAATCTTAACCAAATCAAAAACTGGCATCCCCCCGATCATTGGATTAAAATTACGACAATCGATGCTCATACAGGGGGAGAACCGCTTCGCATCATCACAGGCGGATTTCCGGAATTAGCCGGTAAGACTATCTTGGAACGCAGGCAATTCGCCAAAGAAAATTTTGACACCTTAAGAACAGCACTCATGTGGGAACCGCGCGGTCATGCGGATATGTATGGCTGTGTACTTACACCACCCACTAGTCAGGATGCGGATTTTGGCATATTATTTCTACACAACGAAGGCTATAGTACCATGTGTGGTCATGCGATTATTGCAATCACAAAAGTGGCGCTGGAAACCGGGTTAGTACCCATGCAGGAACCTGAAACAAAAATCAAAATTGATACGCCCGCCGGACTTGTAAAAGCATTTGCTAAAATAGAAAATAAGCGGGTACAGAGTGTCTCTTTCCATAACGTGCCTTCATTTGTTGTCGAACTAGACGCAAAAATTGATGTTCCCGGCCTGGGTAACATACCCTATGATCTCGCTTTTGGTGGCGCATTCTATGCCTTTGTTCAGGCCGAAGATGTCGGTGTTCAATGCACTCCCGAATTTTTTCAACAGCTCATCAAAAAGGGTATGGCTATTAAACGAGCCATCATGAAAGATCGACAGATAGAACATCCCTATGAAAAGGATTTGAATTTCTTGTATGGCACTATTTTTATCGATGCATCACCGAATAAGCAGGTTGATAGCCGCAATGTTTGTATTTTTGCAGAAGGTGAAGTCGACCGCTCGCCAACCGGAACAGGGGTCAGCGCCCGGATGGCGATTCATTATGAACGGAGGGATATCGGCATAAATCAACCGATGACCATCGAAAGTATCATCGGTAGCCGTTTTACCGGCAGGGTGGTAAACACCACGACGTTCGGACCTTATTCAGCAGTGATTCCGGAAGTGGAAGGAACAGCTTTTATCACCGGTAAAAATGAATTTTATCTCGACCCGGATGATCCCTATAAACATGGATTTATATTGCGCTAATAAAGAGGTTTATGGAGCGTAAAAAGGATTACCTGGTAAACATATTCTTCATGACGAACAACACATTTGCGGGTCGTTCTGCTAATCGACGCATGTACCAGGGATACCAGAATTCCCCATAACTAATCAATGATCTAACATGATAACCAGCATTGGCCAACCGAATTTGCTCCTTCGTAACGATGCCATAAAGCATTTGAATTTCCAGATTTTCCTGGGGAATTTCATATTTCTCTGCAGCCTTCTGGATTCTTGCGAGCAAATCCAAATCATGCGTTGCAAATGCCGCCCGGGTTCCATTTTCTTTGGACGATTCAAGCAGCATTTCCGATAATTTATAAAAATTCTCATCGACATCTTTTTTATCTGGATAAGCCTTTTCTTTCGGTTCGTTATACGCCCCTTTCACCAAACGAATAGCCGGCGTCAATTTCAACAATTCGACCAGATCATCTTCAGTACGATACAAATAGGATTGAATGCACAATCCAACATTTTCAAATTCTTTACGTGCGCGATGATAGAACTTCAACGTAACATCCGTATAAGCGCTGCTTTCCATATCAATCCAAACAAAATTCTTACGTGCTAAAGCTTCTTCTGTAATTGCTTTAAAATATCCATAAGTTTTTTCAACTGATAAATCCAAACCTATTTGAGTCAATTTAAGAGAAATCTCGGCTTGCAGGTTTGTCTTTTCAATTTTTTTGAGCACTTCTATGTAATGTTTGGCGACTACTTCAGCCTCTGATAATCCCTGAAGATTCTCCCCTAAATGAGTAAATATAATTTTAAGTCCATTTGCTTGAATGGATTGCGCTGCAAGAATTGCATCCTCGATTTGCTCTCCTGGCATGAAGCGTTTTACTGCTTTTCGAACAAAAAAGAAATTGGCGCCATGTTTCCGCAGCCACTGGTTATCTGCGCCCCACAAAATCATATTTCTGAATATAGACACTTCCCAACCTATTCTTATTAATTGGAAGACTTTTAAAGAATTTTTTTAAGGTAACGAAAAACAGTTTAACTGCAAACAGTCTTTTCAAAATATCATAATCAATAAATATTTTCTAAGGACGTCATCGATATTGCAGCACATTTTTAATCAAAAATTTCCACTGTACCATCTTGCTTAACATGCATCATTTTTCCATTTTCCAACGCATCAAAATCTTCATCATCTAAAGCGATAATGGGAATTGGTTTCGAATACATGACTTCCGCAACAACGGAGGCTAAGGCCAGAAATTGATCCACACCGCGCGTAATAATAGCTCCGGGAGCAGTGCCAGCCCGAATCGCTTCTAACAAAACGGCAGTAGTTGTACTGGAGCCGCGTGTGGTTGGGATCGCAAGGATACACCCAGCCGCAATTCTGCCGCAAAGAGGATGGCGCCGGTCGATAATTTCACCGGTTTGGGAATCATAACCGCCCCAGAAACTCAGAGATTCGCTGCTAAACAGAATTTCGCCTTTCGATTCCCCTGGCACAACCGGATGACCCTGAATTATTTTTCCCATAAAGAATCATCCCTTATAATGAAGCCGGAAATTGCCGAATGGACACAATCTTCCGTGCTGCCAAAAGCAATTTGTTTATTCAACAGGCTCGGTGTATAAAAAGCGTATTTGGCCGAATTTGTCATGAGTGTTTTGATTGCCGGGGGTAGCATGGGAGTTGTTATAATGCACGTATCCACGGTAATTTTACCGCCGAATTCTTGCAGGGGTGTTAAGAAATTTGCCCGATCTGCCAGTTCTTTCATGGTTCGGCTCGTTGTAACTAAAAACTGCACCTTACTATGGCATCTCTTGTTTGTAATTAATGGAACCAATTTTTTAAATTCTGCAAAAGAAAAATGTGGACTGCCAAGAACGACCATATCGAGTTGATCTGTTTTTGTGGTGGTCAATTCATCTCGTGCTTCGCGCAATTGGCTCATATCCAATTCGACACTCCTTTGGAGAAATTTTCCCTGGCAGGCTTCTTTTAAAGTTGCCGCTTCCGGAGTCACACCGACAATATGGCAGAGACCTAATGCACTCGAAGAGGCCATTGCAGCGCAAAAAGATTTGAGTTGATCTTCAGTAGGGTTGATTTTAATGCCCTCGACAATCGGAATTTGGTCACCCGAAATTTTACCAATCCAATGACCGAGAACTGGATAAAAGCTGTCATCTTCCTGTAACTTTAGTGGGATTTTATCAATTCTGATCACAAACTGTCCGGCGCGATTTTCTTCTAAATGTAATCCGGCAGCCGGAACGCGACCGGTAATTGCGGCGCAAATATCGAGCAAATCCGGGTAGCGCTCGGTTCGAGCACCAATGACTGTATTCGCAAACGCAATGGCATTGGATTCACCCCAGGCAATCTGTTGTCCAAACCTGGGTCTGTGCTCGGTTTGATAGGGCGCGCAGGTCCATGTCGGGATGCAACCCATGTTCTGGTAAGCCACCATCTGGCGATGGGCTTTACGGGCATGATCGGGTGGAGTAGACCATTCCTGCCAATGATGCTCGTCAACTCCGGATACATTTAATGTAGAGGGAACTTTAACTTTTGCTCCTGAATTCGCCAGGCGCTCGGCAAATTCAAGAGTGGCATCTCCCATGTATAAGCTGCTATCGATGTGAGCAGCGGTTATATCCAGCAAAGAGTTCGCTCCATAAATCCCGACCATTCTTGTCATGATCGACATGGCGAGTTGAGCGGCGGGTCCATGCTCTCCGTGCAACAAAGCCTGATCGTAAGAGGTTAGATTTAGATTCATAGAATTATTGTATTCTCAACTACCCCTCCTGACCTCTTCTTATCAAGGGGAGGAATTTCCCTTCCTTGTTAAGGAGGGTAAGGGAGGTTAACTATGCCTTTTTTGATGTTGTTATAGTTAGTTAGTAAAAGTATTTTTGAATAAAACGTTGAAAATTAGCTAATAAGGTAGGATTTAAGAACTACAAAATCAACCCGTGGGAATGATAATCGTTATAATTAAAATGTTTATGATGCCTCAGTAGATAAATTATTTTAATCCAAAATCTAAATCAATGCAATCAGAGTAATCTGTTTAATCAGTGGTCCTGTTCTTTAAATTCTTCCTCAGATAAAATTTTGATCGTTCCCATTTCCTTTTTTTTAAGCTTTTCATTCAAAGAATTCAAATCTTTACCAATTATTGATTGGAATGATGCATCTGCATTTTCAAGTTCTTTTTCTAGTTTCCTGGCCCGATCGAGTTGTGTTTGTGTGGGTCTGCCGCCATAGCTGTTCACGGCGCCAAATAGTGAAACAACTCTTTCACGAATTCTCTCATCATTTGAAATGCCTCGAGTTCTAACAGTAACGACTAGTGTTTTATAAAGAACATCCAAAGCATCTGCGAATTTTGTTAAATCCTTCGCCAGACGATCATTCTTCTTTAGGCTATTCGATCGTTCCCTTGCATCATCACGTACGTCTGTTGCTGCTTTGGCAATGTAGGCAAGCCGTTCCTGCATGCCGTATAATTTCCACATGGTTTTTTGCTGGAGATCACGATCTTCTGTAGAATGGCTATACTTGGGGTCGTGAAAAACTTCAATCTTGGTTTCAAGTGTGTCGGATGATTTGATTAATCGAGCCGTATAAACTCCCGGATTCACCGCCGGTCCAAAAACAAAACCGCCTCTTAGTGAACGCGATGGCGGCGTCCTGGGCGCTTTTAATCGCATGGGCCATTCTACGCGATTAATTCCTCTGCGCTTACCGCCGGATAAAGATTTTATCATTTCACCACCTTCATTAAAAATATCGATCTTGAGATCTCCAAAAAGATGCCTTTTTTTCAGATAGTAAGTAATCGTCGCCACCTCAGTTGGATTTTCTCCCACAAATTGATCGCTACCGTTAAATCGTTGTCTGCCCGATCGTGTTGTGATTGTGGTTGGTCGCGATTTAAATAATGAAACATTAGCAGTGAGAACTTCCTGGCTAACCTGGCGCAGGGGAGTAATATCATCCAGGATGTAAATTCCGCGACCATGTGTTGCTAAAATAAGATCAGCTTCTCGGGGATGAATTTTAATTTCCCGAATGCCAACTTTGGGTAAATTGCCTTTAAATCGTACCCATTGCTCACCGCCATCTACAGACACAAACAAACCAAACTCCGTGCCTAAGAATAAAAGTTTCGGATTGACATTATCTTCACAAAAATCCAGCACATAGCCTTCCACCGCTTCCGTAGCAATAG
Encoded here:
- a CDS encoding proline racemase family protein, producing MNSVSINLNQIKNWHPPDHWIKITTIDAHTGGEPLRIITGGFPELAGKTILERRQFAKENFDTLRTALMWEPRGHADMYGCVLTPPTSQDADFGILFLHNEGYSTMCGHAIIAITKVALETGLVPMQEPETKIKIDTPAGLVKAFAKIENKRVQSVSFHNVPSFVVELDAKIDVPGLGNIPYDLAFGGAFYAFVQAEDVGVQCTPEFFQQLIKKGMAIKRAIMKDRQIEHPYEKDLNFLYGTIFIDASPNKQVDSRNVCIFAEGEVDRSPTGTGVSARMAIHYERRDIGINQPMTIESIIGSRFTGRVVNTTTFGPYSAVIPEVEGTAFITGKNEFYLDPDDPYKHGFILR
- a CDS encoding proline dehydrogenase family protein, whose product is MSIFRNMILWGADNQWLRKHGANFFFVRKAVKRFMPGEQIEDAILAAQSIQANGLKIIFTHLGENLQGLSEAEVVAKHYIEVLKKIEKTNLQAEISLKLTQIGLDLSVEKTYGYFKAITEEALARKNFVWIDMESSAYTDVTLKFYHRARKEFENVGLCIQSYLYRTEDDLVELLKLTPAIRLVKGAYNEPKEKAYPDKKDVDENFYKLSEMLLESSKENGTRAAFATHDLDLLARIQKAAEKYEIPQENLEIQMLYGIVTKEQIRLANAGYHVRSLISYGEFWYPWYMRRLAERPANVLFVMKNMFTR
- a CDS encoding DUF126 domain-containing protein, with the translated sequence MGKIIQGHPVVPGESKGEILFSSESLSFWGGYDSQTGEIIDRRHPLCGRIAAGCILAIPTTRGSSTTTAVLLEAIRAGTAPGAIITRGVDQFLALASVVAEVMYSKPIPIIALDDEDFDALENGKMMHVKQDGTVEIFD
- a CDS encoding aconitase X catalytic domain-containing protein; this encodes MNLNLTSYDQALLHGEHGPAAQLAMSIMTRMVGIYGANSLLDITAAHIDSSLYMGDATLEFAERLANSGAKVKVPSTLNVSGVDEHHWQEWSTPPDHARKAHRQMVAYQNMGCIPTWTCAPYQTEHRPRFGQQIAWGESNAIAFANTVIGARTERYPDLLDICAAITGRVPAAGLHLEENRAGQFVIRIDKIPLKLQEDDSFYPVLGHWIGKISGDQIPIVEGIKINPTEDQLKSFCAAMASSSALGLCHIVGVTPEAATLKEACQGKFLQRSVELDMSQLREARDELTTTKTDQLDMVVLGSPHFSFAEFKKLVPLITNKRCHSKVQFLVTTSRTMKELADRANFLTPLQEFGGKITVDTCIITTPMLPPAIKTLMTNSAKYAFYTPSLLNKQIAFGSTEDCVHSAISGFIIRDDSLWEK